A genomic segment from Glycine soja cultivar W05 chromosome 18, ASM419377v2, whole genome shotgun sequence encodes:
- the LOC114394659 gene encoding probable WRKY transcription factor 26: MTTSFSDLLSSPTTDHNLGVSERPHLKSSSSDQAGSSGGVPKFKSTPPPSLPLSHHLPPIFSPSSYFNFNIPHGLSLAELLDSPVLLNSSNVLPSPTTGSFAGQGFNWKSSYGESQQHVKEEDKSFSSFSFQTQTHPPLPSSNGFQSSTGVVQTGWSFPEIAKQDGFASRMSMSMVKTETTSAMQSFNSENNNHRNGFQSDHKNYQPPQVQTLSRRSDDGYNWRKYGQKQVKGSENPRSYYKCTYPNCPTKKKVERSLDGQITEIVYKGTHNHPKPQAAKRNSLSASSLAIPHSNHGGINELPHQMDSVATPENSSISMEDDDFDHTKSGGDEFDNDEPDAKRWRIEGENEGMPAIESRTVREPRVVFQTTSDIDILDDGYRWRKYGQKVVKGNPNPRSYYKCTFPGCPVRKHVERASQDLRAVITTYEGKHNHDVPAARGSGNNSMNRSLPITNTTNNTSAATSLYTNNNYLQSLRPPAAPERTSSHFNPNMQQSSSGSFGFSGFGNPLMGSYTNQQSDNVFITRAKEEPGDDSFLDSFLC; the protein is encoded by the exons ATGACCACTTCTTTCTCTGACCTTCTTTCTTCTCCCACCACCGACCACAACCTCGGAGTTTCCGAAAGACCTCATCTTAAGTCGTCCTCGTCGGATCAAGCAGGTTCTTCTGGTGGTGTGCCGAAATTCAAGTCCACACCccctccttctctccctcttagCCATCATCTTCCACCAatattttctccttcttcttacTTTAACTTTAACATTCCTCATGGGTTAAGCCTTGCTGAACTACTTGACTCCCCAGTTCTCCTTAACTCTTCCAAC GTTTTGCCATCTCCAACAACTGGATCATTTGCTGGTCAAGGCTTCAACTGGAAGAGCAGTTATGGGGAAAGCCAGCAGCATGTCAAAGAAGAAGACAAGAGCTTCTCAAGTTTCTCCtttcaaacacaaacacacccTCCTCTTCCATCTTCAAATGGATTTCAATCTTCAACCGGCGTAGTTCAAACC GGATGGAGTTTTCCAGAAATTGCTAAACAAGATGGTTTTGCCTCAAGAATGAGTATGAGCATGGTGAAAACTGAAACCACTTCTGCGATGCAGAGTTTCAACTCTGAGAATAATAACCACAGGAATGGTTTTCAATCAGATCATAAAAATTACCAACCACCACAAGTTCAGACCTTAAGCAGAAGATCAGATGATGGGTACAATTGGAGGAAATATGGACAAAAGCAAGTGAAAGGAAGTGAAAATCCAAGAAGCTACTACAAGTGCACATACCCTAATTgtccaacaaagaaaaaagttgagAGATCCTTAGATGGACAAATTACTGAGATAGTTTACAAAGGCACTCATAACCATCCCAAGCCTCAAGCTGCGAAGAGGAACTCATTGTCTGCCTCATCACTTGCAATTCCTCATTCAAATCATGGCGGCATTAATGAACTACCACATCAAATGGATTCGGTTGCCACTCCTGAAAACTCATCAATATCAATGgaagatgatgattttgatCATACTAAATCAGGAGGAGATGAGTTTGATAATGATGAACCTGATGCCAAAAGATG GAGAATAGAAGGTGAAAATGAGGGTATGCCAGCTATAGAAAGTAGAACAGTGAGAGAACCCAGAGTTGTGTTTCAGACAACCAGTGACATCGATATTCTAGATGATGGATACAGGTGGAGGAAATACGGGCAGAAAGTGGTCAAGGGAAATCCAAATccaag GAGTTACTACAAGTGCACATTCCCTGGATGTCCAGTGAGGAAGCACGTAGAGAGAGCCTCACAAGACCTAAGGGCAGTGATCACAACCTATGAGGGAAAACACAACCATGACGTGCCTGCAGCACGTGGAAGTGGCAACAACTCTATGAATAGATCATTGCCAATAACCAATACCACAAACAACACTAGTGCAGCAACTTCTCTATACACTAATAACAATTATCTTCAGAGTCTTAGACCACCAGCAGCACCAGAAAGGACATCATCACATTTCAACCCCAACATGCAGCAGAGTTCATCAGGAAGTTTTGGATTCTCAGGGTTTGGAAATCCATTAATGGGGTCTTACACGAATCAACAATCTGACAATGTTTTCATCACTAGAGCCAAAGAGGAGCCTGGAGATGACTCGTTTCTTGACTCTTTCCTATGCTAA